A single Streptomyces sannanensis DNA region contains:
- a CDS encoding DUF4097 family beta strand repeat-containing protein, with translation MALRTRTRTALLAAAGSVVVALAATGCGEASAEDAPVERKAFAFSGKTLTVDTDNADVTLVPADVKDVEVTRQVNGWVFMGNGPDATWAMKGDRLTLRVKCSGIASDCEARHEVKVPRGVTVVVEGDNGDVTASGFDTGLTVRSDNGDVTVRDVRGALDLGSDNGDITVTGARGKVAGVTSDNGDVQLGFTVVPDRVKAESDNGDIEVRLPKGVYKVTAESDLGDVDVSVDRSDSSAHAVTARSDNGDITVRRAG, from the coding sequence ATGGCACTCCGTACGCGCACCCGCACCGCCCTGCTCGCTGCGGCCGGCTCCGTAGTCGTCGCGCTTGCCGCCACAGGGTGTGGTGAGGCGAGCGCGGAGGACGCGCCCGTGGAGCGCAAGGCGTTCGCGTTCTCCGGGAAGACGCTGACCGTCGACACGGACAATGCGGACGTCACGCTGGTGCCGGCCGACGTGAAGGACGTGGAGGTCACGCGGCAGGTCAACGGGTGGGTGTTCATGGGCAACGGGCCCGACGCCACCTGGGCCATGAAGGGCGACCGGCTGACGCTGCGGGTGAAGTGCAGCGGAATAGCCTCTGACTGCGAGGCGCGGCATGAGGTGAAGGTGCCGCGCGGGGTGACGGTGGTCGTGGAGGGGGACAACGGGGACGTGACGGCGTCCGGCTTCGACACCGGGCTGACGGTGCGGTCGGACAACGGGGACGTGACGGTCAGGGATGTCCGTGGCGCGCTGGACCTGGGCAGTGACAACGGGGACATCACCGTGACGGGGGCGAGGGGCAAGGTCGCGGGGGTGACCAGCGACAACGGGGACGTGCAGCTCGGCTTCACCGTCGTTCCGGACCGGGTGAAGGCCGAGAGCGACAACGGGGACATAGAGGTCAGGCTCCCGAAGGGGGTGTACAAGGTCACCGCGGAGAGTGACCTGGGGGACGTCGACGTCAGCGTGGACCGCAGTGACAGCAGTGCCCATGCGGTGACCGCTCGCAGCGACAACGGGGACATCACGGTGCGCCGTGCGGGCTGA